One Marinibacterium anthonyi genomic region harbors:
- the pyrF gene encoding Orotidine 5'-phosphate decarboxylase has translation MSDDRLIVALDVPNALVGLNMAQDLGDAVSFYKIGLGMLTTGGLALANELKQEHGKRIFLDMKLFDISNTVENAVRGFTQFDIDFLTVHGDPHVVAAAKQGAAGSGLKILAVTVLTSLDRQDLDNGMIQPGDLAEITVERAARALEAGADGVISSPQEAAAIRALPGAEGRLIVTPGVRPAGAALGDQKRVMTPAQAIASGADHVVVGRPICQAPNPVEAAAQILAELRSPQAVQPNH, from the coding sequence ATGTCCGACGATCGCCTCATCGTCGCCTTGGACGTGCCCAACGCCCTGGTCGGGCTGAACATGGCGCAGGACCTGGGCGACGCGGTGTCCTTCTACAAGATCGGGCTTGGCATGCTGACCACCGGCGGCCTGGCGCTGGCCAACGAGCTCAAGCAGGAACATGGCAAGCGCATCTTCCTGGACATGAAGCTTTTCGACATCTCGAACACGGTCGAAAACGCGGTGCGCGGCTTTACCCAGTTCGACATCGACTTCCTGACCGTGCATGGCGATCCCCACGTTGTCGCCGCCGCGAAACAGGGCGCCGCAGGATCGGGGCTGAAGATCCTGGCGGTCACGGTGCTGACCTCGCTCGACCGGCAGGACCTGGACAACGGCATGATCCAACCCGGCGACCTGGCCGAGATCACGGTCGAACGCGCTGCCCGCGCGCTTGAGGCCGGGGCCGACGGTGTAATATCGTCCCCGCAGGAGGCCGCGGCCATCCGCGCCCTGCCCGGCGCCGAGGGCCGGCTGATCGTCACGCCCGGCGTCCGTCCCGCGGGCGCGGCCCTGGGCGATCAGAAACGTGTCATGACCCCCGCCCAGGCCATCGCCAGCGGCGCGGATCACGTGGTGGTCGGCCGCCCGATCTGCCAGGCCCCGAACCCCGTCGAGGCAGCCGCGCAGATCCTGGCAGAGCTTCGCAGCCCGCAGGCGGTCCAGCCAAATCACTGA
- a CDS encoding nucleoside triphosphate pyrophosphohydrolase: MDFSGAKVALFLGPELLVIQRDDIAGIPWPGRWDLPGGGREGAETPADCALRETREEVGLRLAEADLVWTRSYERPRGTVWFFVAHLAPEARHDIRFGDEGQGWRLMDPAEYLDHPLNIPHFADQLRTYLDHPAAAERLAS, from the coding sequence ATGGACTTTTCAGGCGCGAAGGTGGCGCTGTTCCTGGGCCCCGAACTTCTGGTGATCCAGCGCGACGATATTGCCGGTATTCCCTGGCCCGGGCGCTGGGACCTGCCCGGCGGCGGGCGCGAAGGGGCGGAAACGCCCGCCGATTGCGCCCTGCGCGAAACCCGCGAGGAAGTCGGGCTGCGCCTGGCCGAAGCGGACCTGGTCTGGACCCGCAGCTATGAACGCCCGCGCGGCACCGTCTGGTTCTTCGTGGCGCATCTGGCGCCCGAGGCGCGGCACGACATCCGCTTTGGCGACGAAGGCCAGGGCTGGCGGCTGATGGACCCGGCCGAATACCTGGACCACCCGCTGAACATCCCGCATTTCGCCGACCAGCTGCGCACCTACCTGGATCACCCGGCGGCAGCCGAACGGCTGGCGTCCTGA
- the dinB gene encoding DNA polymerase IV, with amino-acid sequence MPAFCRACLTRTAGERRCPACGSPRILSHPELFTLSIAHMDCDAFYASVEKRDNPELADKPVIIGGGRRGVVSTACYIARIRGVRSAMPMFQALKLCPEAVVIKPRMSVYVEVSKQIRAMMEELTPAIQPLSLDEAFLDLTGTEKLHGAPPAIVLARLVNRMQKELGVTGSIGLSHNKFLAKVASDLDKPRGFSVIGEAETMDFLEPKPVSLIWGVGQASGAALEKAGIRTFADLRRWDRNDLVARFGSMGERLYHLARGEDRRKVTAHEPIKSISNETTFFEDTADRDILDGHIWRLAEKVSARAKAQGLAGRVVTLKLKRADHRIITRRLALRDATQLCDTLYRTARGLLDQVKEDGPYRLIGCGLSDLCPEAGADLSGDLLDPQAGRRAGAERAADRIRAKFGTDAIVKGRALR; translated from the coding sequence ATGCCCGCCTTCTGCCGTGCCTGCCTGACCCGGACCGCCGGCGAACGCCGCTGTCCGGCCTGCGGCAGCCCCCGGATCCTGTCCCATCCGGAGCTTTTCACGCTGTCCATCGCGCATATGGATTGCGACGCCTTCTACGCGTCCGTCGAAAAGCGCGACAACCCCGAATTGGCCGACAAGCCGGTGATCATCGGCGGCGGGCGGCGCGGCGTCGTGTCCACGGCCTGCTACATCGCCCGCATTCGCGGCGTGCGGTCGGCCATGCCGATGTTCCAGGCGCTGAAGCTGTGCCCCGAGGCAGTGGTGATCAAGCCGCGCATGTCGGTCTATGTCGAGGTGTCCAAGCAGATCCGCGCGATGATGGAAGAACTGACCCCCGCCATCCAGCCCCTCTCGCTGGACGAGGCCTTCCTGGACCTGACCGGCACCGAAAAGCTGCACGGCGCGCCGCCGGCCATCGTGCTGGCCCGGCTGGTGAACCGCATGCAGAAGGAGCTTGGCGTGACCGGTTCCATCGGACTGTCGCACAACAAGTTCCTGGCAAAGGTGGCATCGGACCTGGACAAGCCGCGCGGGTTTTCCGTGATCGGCGAGGCCGAGACGATGGATTTCCTTGAACCCAAACCCGTCAGCCTGATCTGGGGCGTCGGCCAGGCGTCGGGCGCGGCGCTGGAAAAGGCGGGGATCCGGACCTTTGCCGACCTGCGCCGGTGGGATCGCAACGACCTGGTCGCCCGCTTCGGGTCGATGGGCGAACGGCTGTATCACCTGGCGCGCGGCGAGGACCGGCGCAAGGTCACCGCGCATGAGCCGATCAAGTCGATCAGCAACGAGACCACGTTTTTCGAAGACACCGCCGACCGCGACATCCTGGACGGCCATATCTGGCGCCTGGCCGAAAAGGTATCGGCCCGGGCCAAGGCGCAGGGGTTGGCGGGGCGCGTCGTGACGCTGAAGCTCAAGCGCGCCGATCACCGGATCATCACCCGGCGGCTGGCCCTGCGCGACGCGACGCAATTGTGCGACACGCTGTACCGCACGGCGCGCGGGCTTCTGGACCAGGTGAAGGAAGACGGCCCCTACCGGCTGATCGGCTGCGGATTGTCGGACCTGTGCCCGGAGGCCGGCGCGGATCTGTCGGGCGACCTGCTTGATCCCCAGGCCGGGCGCCGCGCCGGGGCCGAACGGGCCGCCGACCGGATCCGGGCCAAATTCGGAACGGATGCAATCGTGAAGGGCCGCGCCCTGCGCTGA
- a CDS encoding N-formylglutamate deformylase translates to MSNPAYDVFMPPRRLSCVVFASPHSARTYPRSFVTRSVLDEHTIRTSEDAFVDQLFAPATEFGAPLLTARVPRAYVDLNRSADELDPALVLGARKQAHNPRVASGLGVIPRVVANGRVIYRGKITMEEARMRIDRYWRPYHLALQGLLAEAHQMFGQAILIDCHSMPHEAMDGIARKGTRRPEIVLGDRFGAAANSEIVDRIEAAFAEAGFLVTRNAPFAGAYVTQAYGRPSRNQHAVQIEIDRALYMDEKRIRPNARYGAFRMLMRRVIADIATIGIDRDQIPLAAE, encoded by the coding sequence ATGTCCAACCCTGCCTATGACGTGTTCATGCCGCCACGGCGGCTGTCCTGCGTGGTTTTCGCTTCGCCCCATTCGGCCCGGACCTATCCGCGGTCATTCGTGACCCGTTCGGTACTGGACGAACACACGATCAGGACATCGGAAGATGCCTTTGTAGATCAGCTCTTTGCGCCCGCGACCGAGTTCGGCGCGCCCCTGCTGACCGCACGCGTGCCACGGGCCTATGTCGACCTGAACCGGTCCGCGGACGAACTGGATCCGGCCCTGGTTCTGGGGGCGCGCAAGCAGGCGCACAATCCGCGCGTGGCGTCGGGGCTGGGGGTGATTCCCCGTGTGGTTGCAAATGGGCGGGTGATTTACCGCGGCAAGATCACGATGGAAGAAGCCCGGATGCGAATCGACCGCTATTGGCGGCCCTATCACCTGGCGCTGCAGGGGCTTCTGGCCGAAGCGCACCAGATGTTCGGCCAGGCGATCCTGATCGACTGCCATTCGATGCCGCACGAGGCGATGGACGGAATCGCCCGCAAGGGCACCCGCCGGCCCGAAATCGTGCTGGGCGACCGGTTCGGCGCCGCTGCCAACAGCGAGATCGTGGACCGGATCGAAGCCGCCTTTGCCGAGGCCGGTTTCCTGGTGACCCGCAATGCGCCCTTTGCCGGGGCCTACGTGACCCAGGCCTATGGCCGGCCGTCGCGCAACCAGCACGCCGTGCAGATCGAGATCGACCGCGCGCTTTACATGGATGAAAAACGCATCCGGCCGAATGCGCGCTATGGGGCGTTCCGGATGCTGATGCGCCGGGTGATCGCCGATATCGCCACCATCGGCATCGACCGCGACCAGATCCCGCTGGCGGCCGAATAG
- the cyaB gene encoding Adenylate cyclase 2 yields the protein MPVACVLMADISGSTKLYDTTGNASALEKISQMLDRMRTMVETEGGHCVKSQGDDVLSYFEHPEQAYAAAWAMINEPWSDGLSIHAGMYMGAFLNHENDIYGDVVNTAARLASLAKSGEVLVGDSSFDMLTPDTRARLLPIGELQLKGKADPTRVYSGSVMDFNQQTVVTIRRPDNPEPRAQVAQLSHGGRSWNIAEGETLSIGRSSENDIVIAEAWVSRKHAQIAIRHHQLEYSDHSSSGSVVQLSDGKQITVHRRATLLSGSGIIFAGTRADPNSPCAISFVTHNLAVR from the coding sequence ATGCCGGTTGCCTGCGTACTGATGGCCGACATCTCGGGCAGCACCAAGCTTTACGACACCACCGGCAACGCCAGCGCCCTGGAAAAGATCAGCCAGATGCTCGACCGCATGCGCACCATGGTCGAAACCGAAGGCGGGCATTGCGTGAAATCGCAGGGCGACGACGTTCTCAGCTATTTCGAGCATCCCGAACAGGCCTATGCCGCCGCCTGGGCGATGATCAACGAACCCTGGTCCGACGGGCTGTCGATACACGCCGGCATGTACATGGGCGCCTTCCTGAACCACGAGAACGACATCTACGGCGACGTAGTCAACACAGCCGCACGACTGGCGTCGCTCGCCAAATCCGGAGAGGTTCTGGTCGGCGACAGCAGTTTCGACATGCTGACCCCCGACACCCGCGCCCGCCTGCTGCCGATCGGCGAACTTCAGCTCAAGGGCAAGGCCGATCCGACGCGGGTCTATTCGGGCTCTGTCATGGACTTCAACCAGCAGACCGTGGTCACCATCCGTCGCCCGGACAACCCCGAACCGCGCGCCCAAGTGGCCCAGCTGTCGCATGGCGGACGGTCCTGGAACATCGCCGAGGGCGAAACGCTGAGCATCGGCCGGTCATCGGAAAACGACATCGTCATCGCCGAGGCCTGGGTGTCGCGCAAGCATGCGCAGATCGCGATCCGGCATCACCAACTGGAATATTCGGACCACTCGTCATCGGGCAGCGTGGTGCAGCTTTCGGACGGCAAGCAGATCACCGTGCACCGCCGCGCGACGCTGCTGTCCGGTAGCGGTATCATATTTGCCGGAACACGCGCCGATCCGAACAGCCCATGCGCAATTTCCTTTGTGACTCACAACCTTGCCGTGAGGTAG
- a CDS encoding Helix-turn-helix domain protein produces the protein MGDIIEIGKTDRLTARLAQCFRDLRHKAGWSLDELTDRCGVSRATLSRLEHAEVSPTAQALSRIAAAYDMPASRLILLAETETARVLPRTEQTLAHEAETGAEWRSVSPSDGGFAASLAEGFLPQDVIRHLPGAGGKEAHIFLLEGRLEVSLDSGAHALRKGDSLRFHCDGPAVLRGMGKRGGRFLLVGT, from the coding sequence ATGGGTGACATTATAGAAATCGGAAAAACAGACCGTCTGACCGCCCGCCTGGCGCAGTGTTTTCGCGATCTGAGGCACAAGGCCGGCTGGTCCCTGGACGAGCTCACCGACCGCTGCGGCGTGTCGCGTGCGACGCTGTCACGGCTTGAACACGCCGAGGTCAGCCCAACAGCCCAGGCGCTGTCGCGGATCGCGGCCGCCTACGACATGCCGGCGTCGCGCCTGATCCTTCTGGCCGAAACCGAGACGGCCCGCGTCCTGCCCCGCACCGAACAGACCCTCGCGCACGAAGCCGAGACCGGTGCCGAATGGCGGTCCGTGTCGCCTTCCGACGGGGGCTTCGCGGCGTCACTGGCCGAAGGGTTCCTGCCGCAGGATGTCATCCGGCACCTGCCCGGCGCCGGCGGCAAGGAAGCGCACATCTTCCTGCTCGAAGGCCGCCTGGAAGTCAGCCTCGACAGCGGCGCGCACGCGTTGCGCAAGGGCGACAGCCTACGGTTTCACTGCGACGGGCCGGCGGTCCTGCGCGGGATGGGCAAGCGCGGCGGTCGGTTCCTGCTGGTCGGAACCTGA
- the yjiA_4 gene encoding putative GTP-binding protein YjiA — MMGLPLTIVSGYLGAGKTTLINRLLAEDHGLNLLILVNDFGAINIDDTLISASGDDTMALTNGCVCCSMDADLFTALEQVLARDPRPDHLIIEASGIADPAAIAAAARAVPDLSYGGVVTLVDGENIDALLADPLVAPQVEQQIMAADLVLVTKADTVPDALAARLKTMGARPPVVPGDAPLADLLFDVVPLPRGRQPAAHPAYAAWQHDSDIVLDRRALGDKLESRPEGLYRLKGFVLTTDGAYEIHAVGRAMQARRTKADRTTLVALGPADRVTPAEIEAWWQG, encoded by the coding sequence ATGATGGGCCTGCCGCTGACCATCGTCTCCGGCTACCTGGGCGCCGGCAAGACCACCCTGATCAACCGGCTGCTGGCCGAGGATCACGGGCTGAACCTGTTGATCCTGGTCAACGATTTCGGGGCGATCAATATCGACGACACGCTGATCTCGGCCAGTGGCGACGACACGATGGCGCTGACCAACGGCTGCGTCTGCTGTTCGATGGATGCCGATCTGTTCACGGCGCTGGAACAGGTCCTGGCCCGCGATCCCCGCCCCGATCACCTGATCATCGAAGCCTCGGGCATCGCCGATCCCGCCGCCATCGCCGCCGCGGCCCGCGCGGTGCCGGACCTCAGCTACGGCGGCGTCGTCACGCTGGTGGACGGCGAAAACATCGACGCCCTGCTGGCCGATCCCCTGGTCGCCCCCCAGGTGGAACAGCAAATCATGGCCGCCGACCTGGTGCTGGTCACCAAGGCCGACACCGTGCCCGACGCGCTCGCCGCCCGGCTGAAGACCATGGGCGCACGCCCGCCCGTCGTGCCGGGCGACGCCCCGCTGGCCGATCTGCTGTTCGACGTGGTCCCGCTGCCCCGCGGCCGCCAGCCGGCGGCGCATCCGGCCTACGCGGCCTGGCAGCACGACAGCGACATCGTCCTTGACCGCCGCGCCCTGGGCGACAAGCTGGAAAGCCGCCCCGAAGGGCTCTACCGCCTGAAGGGCTTCGTCCTGACAACCGATGGCGCCTACGAAATCCACGCCGTGGGCCGCGCCATGCAGGCCCGCCGCACCAAGGCCGACCGCACCACCCTCGTGGCCCTCGGCCCCGCCGACCGGGTCACCCCGGCCGAAATCGAAGCCTGGTGGCAGGGCTGA
- the phnV gene encoding Putative 2-aminoethylphosphonate transport system permease protein PhnV has product MTGASTNVARKGEVTGGAGQGGRIVGALAFAVAAICLLPMIAVALAAVTGGTDTVRHLLATVLPGYALTTLKLVVSVGVGTFAIGVGTAWMVTMLRFPGQRWLEVALVLPLAFPAYVLAYAYTFVLDHPGIVQTTLRQVTGWGPRDYWFPEIRSEGGAALMLILVLYPYVYLLARAAFLQQSGAAFVAARMLGRSHLGAFWAVSLPMARPAIAGGVLLTVMETIADYGTVAHFGVPTFATGIYTSWFSLADRAGAAQLALCLLSFALILAVLERQTRGEARYHGAGKRHVSLPPERLTGWRAVGATVLCALPVLLGFALPVVILVSMGIGSEQDLFSRRYIGFIRNSLILASITAVVTLGAAIAVGFFQRLHPGRRAFAAAYVARLGYAVPGGVIAVGLLVPFAAFDNALDAFMRARFDVSTGLLITGSIWLMVAAFMVRFLAAALGAYEGGQSTVHANMDHAARSLGQTPWGTLRRVHLPILTPSLLTALLIVFVDVMKELPATLILRPFNFDTLAVQAHRLASDERLEGAAVPSLVILAVGLLPVILICRQVGRRRSG; this is encoded by the coding sequence TTGACCGGAGCAAGCACCAATGTCGCGCGCAAGGGCGAGGTCACCGGAGGCGCGGGTCAGGGGGGCCGCATCGTGGGGGCCCTGGCTTTTGCCGTGGCCGCGATCTGCCTGCTGCCGATGATCGCCGTGGCGCTGGCCGCCGTGACCGGGGGCACCGATACCGTCCGCCACCTGCTGGCCACCGTGCTGCCGGGCTATGCGCTGACCACGCTGAAGCTGGTGGTGTCGGTCGGGGTCGGTACTTTCGCGATCGGGGTCGGCACGGCCTGGATGGTGACGATGCTGCGGTTTCCCGGGCAGCGCTGGCTTGAGGTCGCGCTGGTCCTGCCGCTGGCCTTCCCGGCCTACGTTCTGGCCTATGCCTATACCTTCGTGCTGGATCACCCGGGCATCGTGCAGACGACCCTGCGGCAGGTGACCGGCTGGGGCCCGCGCGACTACTGGTTCCCCGAGATCCGGTCCGAGGGTGGCGCCGCGCTGATGCTGATCCTGGTGCTGTACCCTTACGTCTACCTGCTGGCGCGCGCGGCCTTCCTGCAGCAATCCGGCGCGGCCTTCGTCGCGGCGCGGATGCTGGGGCGGTCGCACCTGGGCGCGTTCTGGGCAGTGTCCTTGCCGATGGCGCGTCCGGCGATTGCCGGGGGTGTCCTGCTGACGGTGATGGAGACGATCGCCGATTATGGCACCGTCGCCCATTTCGGCGTGCCGACCTTTGCGACGGGCATCTACACCAGCTGGTTCTCGCTGGCCGACCGGGCCGGCGCGGCGCAGCTGGCGCTGTGCCTGTTGTCCTTCGCGCTGATCCTTGCCGTGCTGGAACGCCAGACCCGGGGCGAGGCGCGTTATCACGGGGCGGGCAAGCGCCATGTCAGCCTGCCGCCCGAACGGTTGACCGGCTGGCGCGCGGTCGGCGCCACGGTGTTGTGCGCCCTGCCGGTGTTGCTGGGCTTTGCCCTGCCGGTGGTGATCCTGGTGTCGATGGGGATCGGGTCGGAGCAGGACCTGTTCAGCCGTCGTTACATCGGCTTCATCCGGAATTCGCTGATCCTGGCCTCGATCACGGCTGTCGTCACGTTGGGCGCGGCGATTGCCGTGGGGTTCTTTCAGCGCTTGCATCCCGGACGGCGCGCCTTTGCCGCGGCCTACGTGGCGCGGCTGGGCTATGCGGTGCCGGGCGGGGTGATCGCGGTGGGGCTGCTGGTGCCCTTTGCCGCCTTCGACAATGCGCTGGATGCCTTCATGCGGGCGCGGTTCGATGTGTCGACCGGGCTGCTGATCACCGGGTCGATCTGGCTGATGGTGGCGGCCTTCATGGTGCGGTTCCTGGCGGCGGCGCTTGGCGCCTACGAGGGGGGGCAAAGCACCGTGCATGCCAACATGGACCACGCGGCGCGGTCGCTGGGGCAGACGCCCTGGGGCACGCTGCGCCGGGTGCACCTGCCGATCCTGACGCCCAGCCTGCTGACCGCCCTGCTGATCGTCTTCGTCGACGTGATGAAGGAGCTGCCGGCGACATTGATCCTGCGGCCGTTCAATTTTGACACGCTGGCGGTGCAGGCGCATCGGCTGGCGTCCGACGAACGGCTGGAGGGCGCGGCGGTGCCGTCGCTGGTGATCCTGGCGGTGGGGCTGCTGCCGGTGATCCTGATCTGTCGTCAGGTCGGACGGCGGCGCTCTGGCTAG
- the badR gene encoding Benzoate anaerobic degradation regulator, translated as MRDDLPLSITLEVRDRCLCLFLQRAARAVARRFDDAFRPLGLTCGQYSLLVSLNRPDPPRLGDVARLLAMDRTTLTANIKPLERRGLMRSLADETDRRSRRLALTEAGEALLVEAVPIWRATHDAIDSLLAEDRPDALRSDLLALAMAGDPGARPEKGSGKEGQSPE; from the coding sequence ATGCGAGACGACCTCCCCCTGTCCATCACCCTGGAGGTGCGGGACCGATGCCTGTGCCTGTTTCTTCAGCGCGCGGCGCGGGCCGTGGCCCGGCGCTTTGACGATGCGTTTCGGCCGCTGGGCCTGACCTGTGGGCAATATTCCCTGCTGGTGTCGCTGAACCGTCCCGATCCGCCCCGGCTGGGCGATGTTGCCCGGCTTCTGGCGATGGATCGCACGACGCTGACCGCCAATATCAAGCCGCTGGAACGCCGGGGCCTGATGCGCAGCCTGGCGGACGAAACCGACCGCCGCAGCCGCCGCCTGGCGTTGACCGAAGCAGGCGAGGCCCTGCTGGTCGAGGCGGTGCCGATATGGCGCGCAACCCATGACGCGATCGACAGCCTGCTGGCCGAGGATCGCCCGGATGCCCTGCGCAGCGACCTTCTGGCGCTGGCCATGGCGGGCGATCCGGGGGCCAGGCCGGAAAAAGGGTCTGGAAAAGAAGGCCAATCGCCGGAATAA
- a CDS encoding 3-demethylubiquinone-9 3-methyltransferase, with protein sequence MKTQTCLWYDGNGLEAVEFHTSLLPDSQDDADRPWDALADGGKPIRCGWITDRFGLGSQFVPRDTRRILFGADGEGAKRAHDARQGMIRIDTAALQAAHDGA encoded by the coding sequence ATGAAAACCCAAACCTGCCTCTGGTACGATGGCAATGGGCTTGAGGCGGTCGAATTCCATACGTCGCTTCTGCCCGACAGCCAGGACGACGCGGACCGGCCGTGGGACGCCCTGGCCGACGGCGGGAAGCCGATCCGCTGCGGCTGGATCACCGACCGCTTCGGGCTCGGCTCGCAGTTCGTGCCCAGGGACACGCGGCGGATCCTTTTCGGCGCGGATGGCGAAGGCGCCAAACGGGCCCATGACGCGCGGCAGGGCATGATCCGGATCGACACCGCCGCCCTGCAGGCGGCCCATGACGGGGCCTGA
- a CDS encoding hypothetical protein (putative conserved protein) gives MTGPDPMPYVDGFLTPVPGDGYHAYMEFARISARVFREYGALDQVECWGEDLPEGELTSFPRAVNAAEGETVVLSFVLWPDRATRDAAMEGVMNDPRISPRHVALPFDARRMVFGGFDMVLGDLMTR, from the coding sequence ATGACGGGGCCTGATCCCATGCCCTACGTCGATGGCTTCCTGACCCCCGTGCCCGGCGACGGCTATCACGCCTACATGGAATTCGCCCGGATCTCGGCCCGGGTCTTTCGCGAATACGGCGCGCTCGACCAGGTGGAATGCTGGGGCGAGGACCTGCCCGAGGGCGAGCTGACGTCATTTCCCCGGGCCGTGAACGCGGCCGAGGGCGAAACGGTGGTGCTGTCCTTCGTGCTCTGGCCCGACAGGGCCACCCGCGATGCGGCGATGGAAGGCGTGATGAACGACCCCAGGATATCGCCCAGACATGTTGCCCTGCCTTTCGATGCGCGCCGAATGGTCTTTGGCGGCTTCGACATGGTGCTGGGGGATCTGATGACGCGCTGA
- a CDS encoding hypothetical protein (putative conserved protein) yields the protein MPYVDGMVCSVPNARRDAYVAMSLKWCAVAKEHGALDAVDCWGDEVPEGKVTSFPMAVQCKDDETVCFSWMVWPDKPARDAGMTAMMQDPRLQPEMADLPFDGKRMIFGGFEMVGGGDS from the coding sequence ATGCCTTACGTGGATGGAATGGTCTGTTCGGTGCCGAACGCCAGGCGCGACGCCTATGTCGCCATGTCGCTGAAATGGTGCGCCGTGGCGAAGGAACACGGCGCGCTGGACGCCGTCGACTGCTGGGGGGACGAGGTGCCGGAGGGCAAGGTGACGTCCTTCCCGATGGCGGTGCAGTGCAAGGACGACGAGACTGTCTGTTTCTCGTGGATGGTCTGGCCCGACAAGCCGGCCCGCGACGCCGGTATGACCGCGATGATGCAGGACCCGCGCCTGCAGCCGGAAATGGCCGACCTGCCCTTCGACGGCAAGCGCATGATCTTCGGCGGCTTCGAAATGGTCGGCGGCGGCGACAGCTAG
- a CDS encoding Phenylacetate-coenzyme A ligase produces MTHFDALETRSADQRAADMARDLVVQIGRAKDLPGYASTLAGVDPGAVTDRVALAKLPVLRKSDLGQAQTADAPLGGFTTKPASGFAHVFQSPGPIYEPGGIDHDWWRIGRFLHAAGIGKGDIIQNCFGYHLTPAGMIFESGARAVGATVLPAGTGQTELQVTAARDVGSTAYAGTPDYLKVILDKADAMGVGLRITKAVVGGGALFPSLRQDYKDRGVFCVQNYATADLGNIAYESAAMEGMIVDEGVIVEIVTPGTGDPVAPGEVGEVVVTTLNPDYPLIRFATGDLSAVMDGVSPCGRTNMRIRGWMGRADQTTKIKGMFVRPEQVAALVARHAEIVKARVVATRQGEMDAMTVRIESEGGDAAAYSKSVSEVLKLSGLVEILPPGSLPRDGLVIEDLRKYD; encoded by the coding sequence ATGACCCATTTCGACGCGCTCGAGACGCGCAGCGCCGATCAGCGGGCCGCCGACATGGCCCGCGACCTGGTCGTCCAGATCGGCCGGGCGAAGGATCTGCCCGGCTATGCCTCTACGCTGGCCGGTGTCGATCCGGGGGCGGTGACCGACCGGGTGGCGCTGGCGAAGCTGCCGGTGCTGCGGAAATCCGACCTGGGCCAGGCGCAGACGGCGGATGCCCCTCTGGGGGGCTTCACGACGAAGCCGGCGTCGGGGTTCGCGCATGTCTTCCAGTCGCCCGGCCCGATCTATGAACCGGGTGGGATCGACCATGACTGGTGGCGGATCGGGCGGTTCCTGCATGCCGCCGGCATCGGCAAGGGCGACATCATCCAGAATTGTTTCGGCTATCACCTGACCCCCGCCGGCATGATATTCGAAAGCGGCGCGCGGGCGGTGGGGGCCACCGTGCTGCCCGCCGGAACGGGGCAGACCGAACTGCAGGTGACCGCCGCGCGCGACGTGGGATCGACCGCCTATGCCGGCACGCCCGACTATCTGAAGGTGATCCTGGACAAGGCCGATGCCATGGGGGTCGGACTGAGGATCACGAAGGCCGTCGTGGGGGGCGGGGCGCTGTTTCCGTCGCTGAGGCAGGACTACAAGGATCGCGGCGTCTTCTGCGTGCAGAATTACGCCACCGCCGATTTGGGCAACATCGCCTATGAAAGCGCGGCGATGGAGGGGATGATCGTCGACGAGGGCGTCATCGTCGAGATCGTGACGCCCGGCACCGGCGATCCCGTGGCCCCGGGCGAGGTGGGCGAGGTGGTGGTGACCACGCTGAACCCAGACTATCCGCTGATCCGTTTCGCCACCGGCGACCTGAGCGCGGTGATGGACGGGGTCAGCCCCTGCGGGCGGACCAACATGCGCATCCGGGGCTGGATGGGTCGGGCCGATCAGACCACCAAGATCAAGGGCATGTTCGTGCGCCCCGAACAGGTGGCCGCGCTGGTCGCCCGGCATGCCGAGATCGTCAAGGCGCGCGTCGTCGCCACCCGCCAGGGCGAGATGGACGCCATGACGGTGCGCATCGAATCCGAAGGCGGCGATGCCGCGGCCTATTCGAAATCGGTCAGCGAGGTGCTGAAACTGTCGGGCCTGGTCGAGATCCTGCCGCCGGGCAGCCTGCCCCGCGACGGGCTGGTGATCGAGGATCTGCGCAAGTACGACTGA